In Mongoliitalea daihaiensis, one DNA window encodes the following:
- the ung gene encoding uracil-DNA glycosylase encodes MDVKIEESWKSILADEFQKDYFKALTAFIKQEYQQETIYPKGKEIFKSFESCPWDQVKVVILGQDPYHGPGQAHGLSFSVREGVPFPPSLLNIFKEINADVGKSIPSHGELTRWAKQGVLLLNATLTVRAHQAGSHQGKGWELFTDAVIQHLAHQKENLVFMLWGAYAQKKGAFIPSDKHCILKAPHPSPLSAHRGFLGCSHFSQANAYLQTKGLPPIDW; translated from the coding sequence ATGGATGTAAAAATTGAAGAAAGCTGGAAGAGTATACTTGCAGATGAATTCCAGAAAGATTACTTCAAGGCCCTTACGGCCTTTATCAAGCAAGAGTATCAGCAAGAGACTATCTACCCTAAAGGGAAGGAAATCTTCAAATCCTTTGAATCGTGTCCTTGGGATCAGGTGAAGGTAGTGATCTTAGGGCAGGATCCTTATCATGGACCAGGGCAGGCACACGGGTTATCGTTTTCTGTACGGGAAGGAGTTCCTTTTCCCCCGAGCTTGTTAAATATTTTTAAAGAGATCAATGCAGATGTAGGCAAATCGATCCCATCTCATGGAGAATTGACTCGTTGGGCTAAGCAAGGGGTCTTATTGCTCAATGCTACCTTGACGGTTCGCGCCCATCAAGCGGGCTCCCATCAGGGCAAGGGCTGGGAACTGTTTACCGATGCAGTAATTCAGCACTTAGCCCACCAAAAAGAAAACTTGGTTTTCATGCTTTGGGGTGCCTATGCTCAAAAAAAAGGAGCTTTTATTCCTTCGGATAAACATTGTATCCTGAAGGCTCCTCATCCTAGTCCGCTTTCGGCACATAGAGGTTTCCTTGGATGCAGTCACTTCTCCCAAGCCAATGCCTACCTACAAACCAAAGGGCTTCCGCCTATAGACTGGTAG
- the apaG gene encoding Co2+/Mg2+ efflux protein ApaG: MVSATTEGVQVTVETTYQADFSNPQQHHFVFTYKVTIENKSDSTVKLLKRHWEIHDAGDQLKIVQGDGVVGRKPTLEPGQLHEYVSGCNLKSGLGKMSGTYLMEVIKTGKLIEVEIPEFQLIATVFNN, encoded by the coding sequence ATGGTATCTGCTACAACCGAAGGGGTCCAAGTTACTGTGGAGACGACATACCAAGCCGACTTTTCTAATCCTCAGCAACATCATTTTGTTTTCACCTACAAGGTAACTATTGAAAATAAAAGCGATTCAACAGTGAAGTTACTCAAAAGACATTGGGAAATACATGATGCTGGAGATCAACTCAAAATTGTTCAAGGGGATGGAGTTGTCGGTAGAAAACCAACCCTCGAACCCGGACAGCTACATGAGTATGTTTCTGGCTGCAACCTAAAATCAGGTTTGGGTAAAATGAGTGGTACATACCTGATGGAAGTGATTAAAACAGGAAAACTAATCGAAGTAGAGATACCGGAATTCCAATTAATCGCAACTGTTTTTAATAATTAA
- a CDS encoding O-methyltransferase, which produces MYKLYEGLLQAREENQEEDFLLESIREQLLTDAELLEIEDFGAGSRKLKRKFRTAAEVTKYSSSSRKFNKLYRFFCQMTPARHVLELGTCTGVNAHYLSTIGSAQVYTLEGSEALWEKAQAYHQRSNIHFLLGDIRKTLPLLLKELASIDFALMDATHTKTASLQYFELLLPYLHEQSILAIGDIHWSREMEEAWDAIKSHPRVHLSFDFFECGIVFFDPSFTREAYILDY; this is translated from the coding sequence GTGTACAAACTATATGAAGGGCTTTTACAAGCAAGAGAGGAAAATCAGGAAGAAGACTTTTTGTTAGAAAGTATTCGTGAGCAACTGCTGACTGATGCTGAATTGTTAGAAATCGAAGACTTTGGAGCGGGTTCTAGAAAATTGAAACGAAAGTTCCGAACCGCTGCTGAAGTTACTAAATACAGCAGTTCCAGTCGTAAATTCAACAAACTTTACCGGTTCTTTTGTCAAATGACTCCTGCAAGACATGTCTTGGAATTGGGAACTTGTACAGGTGTCAACGCCCACTATCTTTCTACCATAGGCAGCGCTCAAGTCTATACACTCGAGGGCAGTGAGGCTTTATGGGAAAAAGCACAAGCCTACCATCAGCGTTCTAACATTCACTTCCTTTTGGGTGATATCAGGAAAACCTTGCCTCTTCTCCTAAAGGAACTAGCATCGATTGATTTTGCACTGATGGATGCCACCCATACCAAAACTGCGAGCCTGCAGTATTTTGAGCTTCTACTCCCTTACTTGCATGAGCAAAGTATCCTTGCTATCGGAGATATTCATTGGTCGAGAGAAATGGAGGAAGCATGGGATGCCATTAAAAGCCATCCACGAGTACATTTGTCTTTTGATTTCTTTGAATGCGGTATTGTTTTCTTTGATCCTTCCTTTACCAGAGAAGCCTATATCTTGGATTATTGA
- a CDS encoding methyltransferase domain-containing protein, which produces MTTFLSSQYWTDRYQQQQTGWDIGSPSYPLKQYLDQIQDKSLQILIPGAGNAHEAQYAYESGFSQVHILDFSAVPLEHFKQNCPKFPTAQVFHQDFFHHQGNYDLILEQTFFCALHPEQRMEYVQKMHSLLKPSGKLVGVLFNREFEKAGPPFGGSAASYQSIFEQYFDAVSIEPCYNSIPPRTGSEVFIQIALPKQHQ; this is translated from the coding sequence ATGACAACATTTCTTTCTTCTCAATATTGGACAGACCGCTATCAACAACAACAAACCGGCTGGGATATAGGTAGTCCTTCTTACCCACTTAAGCAATATTTGGACCAAATTCAAGACAAGTCTTTACAGATCCTTATACCCGGAGCGGGAAATGCTCATGAAGCCCAATATGCTTACGAATCGGGATTCTCTCAGGTTCATATTTTGGACTTTTCTGCCGTTCCTTTGGAACACTTCAAACAAAATTGCCCAAAATTCCCGACTGCCCAAGTTTTTCATCAAGATTTTTTCCACCATCAGGGAAACTACGATTTGATTTTGGAACAAACATTTTTCTGTGCCTTGCATCCGGAGCAAAGAATGGAGTATGTGCAAAAAATGCATTCTCTTCTAAAACCAAGTGGAAAGTTGGTTGGGGTACTATTTAATAGGGAATTTGAAAAAGCAGGACCTCCCTTTGGTGGATCAGCGGCTTCTTATCAATCCATCTTTGAGCAGTATTTTGACGCGGTGTCCATAGAACCTTGTTACAATTCCATTCCTCCAAGAACCGGGTCCGAGGTATTTATACAAATAGCCTTGCCTAAACAGCATCAATAA
- the rpsF gene encoding 30S ribosomal protein S6, with protein MFQKNYETVFILTPVLSDVQMKDTVDKFVNLLKTEGADVINVENWGLKKMAYPIEKKSTGFYVLVEFKALPTLIKKLEVEYRRDEKVMRFLTTVLDKHAVAYAEKRRKGEFNKKAEAKEEQA; from the coding sequence ATGTTCCAGAAAAATTATGAAACGGTATTCATCCTTACTCCCGTTTTGTCTGATGTTCAGATGAAGGATACCGTAGACAAGTTCGTTAACTTGTTGAAAACTGAGGGGGCAGACGTGATCAATGTTGAAAATTGGGGTCTTAAGAAGATGGCTTACCCAATTGAGAAAAAAAGCACCGGCTTCTACGTATTGGTAGAGTTCAAGGCATTGCCTACGCTTATCAAGAAATTGGAGGTAGAATACAGAAGAGATGAGAAAGTTATGCGTTTCTTGACTACTGTATTGGATAAGCACGCAGTGGCTTATGCTGAAAAGAGAAGAAAAGGTGAATTTAATAAAAAAGCAGAAGCTAAGGAGGAGCAAGCCTAA
- the rpsR gene encoding 30S ribosomal protein S18, protein MTLKNEPINRVENRKKYCRFKKNGIKYIDYKDPNFLLKFVNEQGKILPRRLTGNSAKFQRKVSNAIKKARHLALLPFVTDGLK, encoded by the coding sequence ATGACACTTAAGAACGAACCTATCAACAGAGTTGAGAATAGAAAAAAATATTGCAGATTCAAGAAGAACGGCATCAAGTACATCGATTACAAGGATCCAAACTTCTTATTGAAATTTGTAAATGAGCAAGGTAAAATCCTTCCTAGAAGATTGACTGGTAACTCTGCGAAATTCCAGAGAAAAGTATCCAATGCAATCAAGAAGGCTAGACATTTGGCTTTATTGCCTTTTGTAACTGACGGTTTGAAATAA
- the rplI gene encoding 50S ribosomal protein L9, with amino-acid sequence MEIILKTDIKGLGYKNDLVEVKPGYGRNYLIPQGYAVLATTSNKKILAENIKQAAHKADKVKKDAEEIAAQLENLTLEIKAKVGDSGKIFGKVTTIQISDALAEKGIILDRKKISINMEVGTAGEFEAEADLHREVKTAIKFVVVGE; translated from the coding sequence ATGGAAATTATTCTAAAAACAGATATAAAAGGACTAGGTTATAAAAATGACCTAGTTGAAGTAAAGCCAGGTTATGGTAGAAACTACCTGATTCCTCAAGGCTATGCAGTACTTGCAACCACATCTAACAAGAAAATCTTGGCAGAAAACATCAAGCAAGCTGCTCACAAAGCGGACAAGGTGAAGAAGGATGCGGAAGAAATTGCTGCACAACTTGAAAACCTTACCTTAGAAATCAAAGCAAAAGTTGGTGATTCCGGAAAGATTTTCGGTAAAGTAACCACTATTCAGATCTCTGATGCTTTGGCAGAAAAAGGAATCATCCTTGACAGAAAAAAGATCTCTATCAATATGGAAGTTGGAACAGCTGGAGAATTTGAAGCTGAAGCTGATCTTCACAGAGAGGTTAAAACTGCTATCAAATTTGTGGTTGTGGGTGAGTAA